CCGGAGAGGACGATGTTGGAGTCGTTGTTATCCATTCGCCGGGCCGGTGCGGACTTCATCATCACCTACTTTGCGCAGGAGGCGGCCAGGGCGTTGGCTTAGGAGCCGCTACCCGGTCCAGTTCCGCAAATAAATCGGCCAGCACCACGGGGATCGGCGTCTCCGGCATAGAGAGTTCGCCGTTCCGTGCCGCTCAAAACCGGCAGAGGTGCCCTGATAGGCGATACGCAGAGCTGGGTCCACGATCCAGATATGCGTATCGCTTCCATCTCCAGCGCGGCGAGTATTGCGTGTGGTCCTTCAGAGGTTGTTGCATCCTTCCGGGCCAGATCGTAATCAGATAATTCGGTACACTGGGGTTGTATTGGCGGAGTTCCCTTCCGACCCACCACGCATCACCACCGAATGGAGCATCCCTTGGCAGAAACAATTTATGACGTGGCAATTATCGGCGGAGGTCCGGCCGGATATACGGCGGCCATCCGTGCCGGTCAATATGGACTGAAAGTAGCCTTGATTGAAAAGGAGAGCAAGCTCGGGGGCACCTGTCTCCACTGGGGCTGCATTCCCACCAAGGCTCTACTCTTCAACGCCGAGATATGGGACCACCTGAAGCATGCCAAGGAGTACGGCATCGAGGGCGTGGGAGAGGTGAAGGTGAACTGGCCCGAGGTGCTCAAGCGCAAGAACGGCATCGTCACCAAGCATGCCAAGGGTCTTGATTTCCTGATGCGCAAGAACAAGGTGACCGTGATCTCCGGCTATGGCCGTTTGACGGGCCCAGTCAAGGACGGGGTCCATACGGTTGAGGTTACCGCCGGAACACCTGGCGACCCCGCGGCGAAGCAGAGTCAGGTGAAGGCCAGAAACATCATCCTGGCAACCGGCTCTGACGCGAAGCTGCTTCCCGGCTTGCAGGCCGACAATCGCATCCTGACGAATATGGAGATCCTTAACCTGGATGAGGTTCCCAAGTCGCTGATCGTGATTGGAGCCGGGGCGGTCGGGGTGGAGTTTGCCTCCATCTTTCGCAGCTATGGCACCGAAGTGACGATTATCGAATATCTGCCGCGTCTCGTTCCCGTCGAAGACGAAGACATCAGCAAGGAACTGGCGCGCCTCTATCGCAAGCGCGGTATCGACATCAATGTCGGCGCGAAGGTGGAGAAGGTGGAGAAGACCAAGGATGGCGTCAAGGTGACCTTTACCAGTGCCGATGGAAAGCCCGTGGTGAAGGAAGCGGAGAAGGTGCTGGTGGCCGTTGGCCGCGCACCCCGCACGGAAAACCTCAACCTGGAGAAGACGAAGATCAAGACAGACCGTGGCTTCATTCCGACAAATGAATGGATGGAGACTGCGGAGCCGGGCGTCTACGCAGTTGGAGACATCGTGGCTGGCCTTCCGCAGTTGGCTCATGTGGGATCGATGGCCGGTATGGTCGTCGCCGCACACCTGGCAGGCAAATACGCGCGTCCGGTGAATCGGAACCGAATTCCAGGCTGTACGTATACCGAGCCGCAGGTCGCTAGCGTTGGTCTGACGGAAGCCGCAGCCAAAGAGAAGGGTTACGACGTGAAGGTGGGCAAGTTCCCGTTTTCCGCCAACTCGAAGGCTTCCATCATTGACTCGCACGATGGCTTCATCAAGATCGTCTCCGATGGCAAGCATGGCGAGATTCTCGGCGTGCACATCATCGGTCCTTCGGCGACGGAGTTGATTGCGGAAGCGGTGACGGCGATTGAGCTCGAAGCCACGATTGAGGAAATGATGTTTACCATTCACGCCCACCCGACGCTGGCGGAAGCCTTCCTCGATGCCTATGGCAGCGTCGAAGGAATGGCGATCAACGCGTAAGACTTCGAAGAGCCTGTCGCGTGACAGGCTCTTCACGGTTACGCAGCAAAGGTTCGGATGTTCAGTTATCTGTATCTCGGCCGCACGGACTACGCTCGCGGACTCGCCCTGCAGCAGCAGCTTGTCGAATTACGTCACCAGCAGCGAATCGGCAACACGCTCCTGTTCCTCGAGCATCCGCCAGTGTTGACACTTGGCCGCAATTCCCACCGGTCGAACATCCTTGCATCCGACGAACTATTGGAGCGCCGCGGAGTGGAGGTTCACGAGATCAATCGTGGCGGCGACGTCACGTATCACGGCCCGGGACAACTCGTCGGCTACCCGATTGTGGATCTTAGAAGCTTCACGCCGCGGTTAGGAGCGATCGAGTTTGTGCGCCTTATGGAAGAAGCTCTCATCCGCTTCTGCGCGGAATATGCCGTTTCCACCGGCCGCATCGCGGGGCGCACCGGCGTCTGGACCACGCCAAATTGTGCTGCAGAAGAAAAGAAGATCGCTGCAATCGGCGTTCACATCTCGCGCGGCATCACCTCTCATGGGTTTGCTCTCAACCTCACGACCGATCTCCGCGACTTTGGCCTGATCGTCCCCTGCGGCATTGCGGATAAAGACGTTACCAGTCTGGAGAATGAGACCTGCCAACGCGTTCCAAGCCTCGAACAGGCGGCAAATGAAGTGGCCCGCCAGTTCGGGTGGGTATTCAAGGATCAGGTGCTCGCGGTTGAGTCGCTCGACGATCTCCTCGCAGGCAGCAGCGCGCAGGGTGCATCTGAACATTTAACGGAAACGCCTGTGAAGGAAATACAGCGAGTTCCGGACGACACTCCCCTTCGCGTGCCCCAGGAACTGCGGAGGCTGCACGGCGAAGAGGATTCGTTTCTTGCATAAGCTATAGGTTGAGCGTGGCGTTTATAATCCACCTTGCGACGGCTGAATCCGCTCATACGGGGTATCCAGCAGACTTGTTTTGTAAAGCAATTGGGAAAGGGAATCGATGCCGACTGACGTGATCATGCCCCAGATGGGGGAGTCTATTTTTGAGGGGACCATTACGAAATGGCTCAAGAAGGTAGGCGATACGGTACAGCGAGACGAGCCATTGTTTGAGATATCGACGGATAAGGTAGACGCCGAGATCCCGTCGCCCGCCGCCGGAGTGCTCACCGAGATCAAGGTGCCCGAGGGCACGACCGTTCAGATCAACACCGTCGTCGCCACCCTTGGCGAATCAGGAAGCGCAGTGGCTTCTGCACCTGCGGCTCCCGCCCCTGCTCCGGCTCAGGCAGAGGCCCCCAAGGCCGCGCCCGCACCGGCGGCTCCCGCAACAGCCAGCCCAGCGGCGCCTGCCCCCGCAGCAGCCTCTGGTGTGGCGACTGACGTGGTCATGCCCCAGATGGGGGAGTCTATTTTTGAGGGGACCATTACGAAATGGCTCAAGAAGGTAGGCGATACAGTACAGCGGGACGAGCCATTGTTTGAGATATCGACGGATAAGGTCGACGCCGAGATCCCGTCGCCCGCCGCCGGAGTGCTCACCGAGATCAAGGTGCCCGAGGGTACGACCGTTCAGATCAACACCGTCGTCGCTGTGCTCGGTGGCGCGGCCACAGGACAGCCCGCAGCGGCACCTTCGGTTTCTGCTCCGCCAACGGCCCAGGCGCCCGTTTCCCAACCGCAAGCGGCTGCCGCAGTGGAACCCGCTGCAGCGGCGTTAGGGGAACCCGTTCGCTCCTCGCCGCTCGTGCGCCGCATTGCGAAGGAAAACAATCTGGACCTGCATCAGGTAAAGGGCTCCGGCTCAGCGGGTCGTGTCACGAAAGAGGATGTACTCGGCTTTCTTGAGCAGCGTGGAACGAAACCCGCTCCCGCCGCCCCTGTACCGGCGGCTTCCGTTCTGGCTCCGGCTTCAGCACCAGCCGCCGCCGCTGCTGCTGCCCCGTCGCCTGCCGCACCGGTTCCTTCCGCTGCTCCCGTCGCAGGAGACCTGGTGCCACTCAGCCGTATGCGCTCCATCATTGCGCAGCGCATGGTTGAGTCCAAGCGCACGAGCCCCCACGTCCATACCTGCTTCAAGATCGACCTCACGCGCATCGTGCGCCTTCGTGAGAAGGAGAAGTCGAAGTATGAGCAGCGCAACGGCGTCAAGCTGACTTACATGCCATTCATCACGCGCGCCGTCATCGCCACCCTGCGCAAGATGCCCATCGTCAACGCTTCGATGGAGGGCGAAGCCATCCGCTATCACCAGAACGTGAACGTCGGCATCGCCGTTGCGCTGGATTGGGGCCTCATCGTTCCCGTCATCAAGCAGGCGGAGGAGAAGAGTTTCCTCGGCATTGCCCGCGCGATCGCGGATCTCGCGAGTCGCGCACGCAACAAGAAGCTCAAGCCGGATGAAGTCGGCTCCGGTACCTTCACCATCACCAATCCCGGCATCTTCGGCGAACAATTTGGCACGCCGATCATCAATCAGCCCGAGAGCGCCATCCTCGACGTCGGAGGTCTCTTCAAAGAACCAACCGTTGTTACAGATGAGAACGGTTCGGACTCCATCGCCATCCGCAGCATCGTTCGCCTGACGCTGGGCTTTGATCACCGTATCGTCGACGGAGCGGATGCAGGGAAGTTTATGTCTGAGGTAAAGAAGTATCTCGAGAATTGGAACGAGGATATCGGCTAGGTTAATTCGTAAACAGTAAAAGGGGGCAGACCAGCCTGGCCTGCCCCCTTTTGCTTGTCTTATCTCTAATTGTCACAGCAACTGTTGCGCTTCTAAAACCCGCTTGACCGCCTCTTCCGGAGTGGCTCCTACTGCAGAGAGATGCCCCATCTTCCGCCCTTTCCGCGGCTGAGACTTTTCATAAAGGTGCAGCCCCACGCCGGGAACCTCCAATGCCTGATCGAATCTTGGTTCATGATCCAGCCACAAATCACCCAGAAGATTTGCAATTGCTGCCGGCCGCAGGATACTCGTGTCGCCCAGCGGAAGATCGCATATGGCGCGCACCGCTTGCTCAAACTGGCTGGTTACGCAGGCTCTCTCGCTGGCGTGGTAGCTGTTATGTGGACGAGGGGCAAGTTCATTGATCAACAGCGCGCCATCCCGCGTCAGAAACATCTCCACCGCCAGCAGTCCTTCCAGCATCAGCTGGCACCCTAGATCGCGAGCCATCTCCTGTGCCTTTGACTCCAACTCCGGTGGAATCGAGGAAGGTAGAACACTCCACACCAAAATCTGGTTCTCATGATGGTTCGACGCAGAAGGGAAACTGACAATCTGTCCGCGCGGAGATCTCGCGACCATCACCGAGATCTCCTGGTCCAGATCCACCGCTTTCTCGGCAACACAGGGCGCCTTCCCCAGGAGGGCCCAGGTCTCGCGGCCCACTTCTTCGCTGGAGGCCGACGTAGGCTCGAATCCAACCTTTACCTGGCTGCGCCCGTCGTAGCCCCCTCGCGCACTCTTCACAAAACAGCGGCCACCCAACTCGGAAATCGCCCTGACCAGTTCTTCCTCTGTGCGTGCTGCGCGAAATTCTCCTACCGGAAAGCCCTGATCCTTCAACCAGGTCTTTTGCAGGATCCGGTCCTGAACCATCCGCATCAACCCTGGTCCTGGCCGCACCGGCGCGTACTTCTGCGCCGCCTGCAACGATGCAATCGCAATCTGCTCGATCTCCAGCGTGACTACATCGCATCCTCGCGCCAGGTTGGCCGCCGTGCGCGCATCGTCCCATGCCCCTTCGAAGCAGGCATCCACTACAAAACGAGCCGGACAGGAAGGATCAGGATCCATCACCTGCACCCGGTAGCCGAGAGTACGCGCAGCCATGGCGGTCATGCGTCCCAGTTGCCCGCCGCCAAGAATTCCAATTGTCGAACCTGGAAGAATTGCACTCACTCGGGCAGCTCCATAGTCATCACTTCCTGCCGATTCCGTTCGCGCCATGCACGTAGCTTGTTTCTCAACTCGGGATCCGTCACCGCCAGTATCTCCGCCGCAAACAAGGCAGCATTCGCCGCGCCCGGCTTGCCAATCGCCAGCGTTCCTACCGGAACACCCTTCGGCATCTGGACAATCGATAGCAGCGAGTCGATGCCATTCAGCATCGTCGCGGGTACTGGGACCCCCAGCACGGGAACCAGCGTCTTCGCCGCCAGCATCCCTGGCAGATGCGCAGCGCCACCGGCACCGGCGATGATCACGCGAAGTCCGCGGGTCTCAGCCTGCTCTGCATAGGTAAATAGCCAATCTGGCGTGCGGTGTGCCGATACCACCCGCACTTCACAAGGAATGAGAAACTCTTTCAGCAGGTCTACGGCGGCTTTGAGCACCTCGTAGTCGCTCTTGCTGCCCATTACTACACCGACCACCGGCGCTTGTTCCATGATGCTGATTATACTTCGCCGGCTTTTCTGTTCTTACCGCAAAAATGGAAGGCTGGGGCGCGCCAACCGGCCGGCGCGCCCCGCCATTCAGTCCGCCTGCTTAGAGCTTGCTCCAGGCGCTGGAGTTCAGGCAATCCACAATGCCGTCGATTACCTTGCCCAGACCACCCTGGAACTGCGCCGGATCAAGCACATGCTTATTGGCAATAGCATCGGTCAGATTGATGGCGGATCCCACCATCGACAAGGCCGCCGCCTTCTTCTGATCCCCGTTGCCATTCCCAACAAAACTCTCCACACCCTGAATCATCCCAGGCAGAACTGCCAGACCACGCAGAAACATATTCAAAAAATTCATTCTTGCTCCTTCTTCTTTCGGTTCACAATTCAATTCAAAAAACTTCTCATCCCGACCATCGAGCTATCCCCAACTCCAGCTTCGAGCCCCCAAAGCGAACAAGCTCCCCATCGATCCTTGTCGCTTCAGAGAAAGCTGAAGCTGATGGAATGGCGTCGCATTACCTCGCTTGCTAAATGCAACAAAGTGACAAGCGCTCCCATCGCTGCCGCAAAGCCCTTGGCTCTTTGCCACTGCAACTCATGCCGTTCTACGCGCCCCTCCAGAACACCTAGCCGGCCAGTCTGGCCATCCCCTAGCAATGTGGCCATCTGATTCTTCAATACGCACAGGTCCGCCAGCACCTGCGCCTCAAACTCGTTCATCTCTCTATCCCTGCTGACCAACGGAGACGATCGTCTCCCGGTCTCAACTCTCTCGAACGTTCGGGCTTATCGCCCTCTCTTACATTGGTAAGTTCAGAAACACCGCGCTGGAAAAGCGCGAATACACAGGTGGGGTTGATCCGTCGTACATGCGAATGTAGTACTGTTCAGCCGCTGCCCAGCGTGGAATGTTGAAGTGCTGAACCGGGCTGCGCAGGACCAGATCACTGTCCGTACCCGGACCGAAAGCCCAGTCGCGCCGCCGCACCTCGAACCCTCCCCCTGTCGGAGGAGCCATGCCTGCATCCACCGCGATTGTCCCCCCACTCACCTGGGCGCTCAGATTCGGAAGATTGCTCAGCACCGGAATGTCAGGACTCTGTGGAATCCACGCATCCGCTGGAACTGCGGAGGAAACCGCCAGCGAAAGCTCTCGTGCCCAGTCATTCGCAACATCAATGGTGTACTGCAGTAATTCCGGCGCACTCGGCGTCAGATCCAATTTGACCTCGCGAACTACGACGTCAGATTGAAAAGCACCGGATGCAAAGTTGATAGCGAGTAGATCTCCCGGCCACACATCAGCCTGTGTCGTGTCTCCGTCAAGCACAGCCATTGTGTACTTACCTTCAAGAGCAGCCGACCGGCTACAGGAAGTATTTAGCAATGCCAGTGCGCCGTTCTCGCAGTCTGCGGAGCTCCTCGCCTTGGGCCGCGTCAGCGTGCCTGTCAGACGAGAAGTTCCAGGGATCGCCCCCCTGCTCTCCGCCGTCACACTCGCTGGTTGAGAGAGCCTGGCGATGGCACGCCGTCGTGTTCTGTAACAAACGCTGATACTTGATCCCGCTGGCGGAACAGAACCGGCAAAGAATCGCAGCGTTCCCGCCGAATCCAGTTTGCAATCGCCATCGGTGCTCTTCGTGCCGACTCGCTTGCTTGCCCACCCTCCGCCTTGCGGCTCGACCTGGACCCATACAGGAATGCGTTCCCATACCCGCATGCTCCGCAAACTCCCCGTCAAGCTAGTGCTGCTCGCGAGCACCAGGCTGCATACCGCCGGAGCCTGGCTAATCGATCCGTCATATAGAATCGTCGCTACTCCAGGAATCCCATTCACGGTCTCCTGCACTTCCATCAACACGCTTGCAGCCGCAGGAATCAAGTTCCCGCCAAACTGCTCCAGCCCCGCATCCCCCAGAGAGTAGAAGCTCTCCAACACACGTTGAGCCTCTACGCTGTAAACACGTAACCGTAGCGTGTACAAATTGCCCGTGCTGATCGGCAAAGCAGCACCTGCCTCGGTGCCACCGACTACTGGTACAAGGCATGTGCTCCCGGAAACCTGCTTCACGCGAAAACCCGCAAAGCAATTTGCCTCCGTGCTGGCTCCCCGGCAAAGGCTAAGCAGCAATCCATCGCTCCCGGCACCCAGACTTACTCCGCTCGCCTCCAGCAGCAGTGACCCGCCAATCTCAAGCGTGTTTACCGAGGAGAGATAGGTTTGTCCCTCAATCCCGCTCCCGCCATTAAAAGTAAGTCCTGCGGCGGTCACGGCCAGATGGGATCCCGGATCCACCACCTGCCACATCCGGGTATCGATGCTTGGACTATTGAAGTCATCCTGATACCAGGTCTTGCCGCTACCCGTAGAGGTAAATGGTTTGGCCGTCAGGTTGAACACCGCGGTCGTTCCATCTCCCTGAAAAAGTTCGGTCACGTAGGCTGAAGGCTCTTCTTCTCCACAGAGAGTTGCGTCATTCACGAGCATCTTCGTCTTCGCTGCGGTCAGCGTCTGAACCTGCAGCGTTCCATCTGCCTCGCTCAGTTGGTGCACCGTCGTGCCTATCGGCGCCAGACTCACACTACCATTCAGGGCTCGGTAGGAGGACCGTGCTGTTGAAGCCACCACCTGCGCGTTTTTTGACCAGCTCTCCGTCTCCTGGGGGCTGAACCTCCCGAGCAACGGCGAGCCAGTACCGCCCGCTAGTTGGAGCAAACCTCCTGCCCGGGAAATCAGAGTGCTCATGAGCGTCGAAGCAGGCTGTCCCGAGGTATTGCTACTACGGGAGAGCTCTTGCCTATCCAGCAGAAGCTCATCGCTGATCGCGAAAATAACTGCACTAAATGTTGTCCCCTCGACTCCAGCGCCCAGATACTCCAGCACCGGCTCCGTTGCTACGTAGCCCGTAAAATAAAGAACCCCACTGTCGTTGCCAACTACGATTCGCGAATTTCGTAACAGTGTTGGTGACGTGCCTGTCGAAAGTACACCGAAGGTGCAGGTTGATGGCTCGTTGAGCTTTCTGACAATCTTTAGAGGGTGCTTCGCATCTATCGTCGAGCTGTAGTCACGCGGTCCTGTCCCGTCCAGCAAATCAATGGTTATCTTCACAAGCGATCCTTCTCGATGGTCCCCGCACCGTGGTTCCGCGAACTGGTTGACGCTGCCCTTCGCGATTCTTCACAGAAAGTAGCAGCAGCGAAAATTAGAGAGGCATCCCTGCCGCTGGCAGAAAGCTGCGATAGCACAATGCCGGTTGTCCATCCTTGATATCCACTACAGGCATAGCCCGAAACTCCGCCGCTAGGCAGATCCTCTCCAGCGTTCCAGCTACAGGATGCGTAGACTCCTGTCCGCCCTTCATCGCCTGCAGACGCGGATAGTTGTAGAGAATGC
This DNA window, taken from Acidisarcina sp., encodes the following:
- the lpdA gene encoding dihydrolipoyl dehydrogenase, which codes for MAETIYDVAIIGGGPAGYTAAIRAGQYGLKVALIEKESKLGGTCLHWGCIPTKALLFNAEIWDHLKHAKEYGIEGVGEVKVNWPEVLKRKNGIVTKHAKGLDFLMRKNKVTVISGYGRLTGPVKDGVHTVEVTAGTPGDPAAKQSQVKARNIILATGSDAKLLPGLQADNRILTNMEILNLDEVPKSLIVIGAGAVGVEFASIFRSYGTEVTIIEYLPRLVPVEDEDISKELARLYRKRGIDINVGAKVEKVEKTKDGVKVTFTSADGKPVVKEAEKVLVAVGRAPRTENLNLEKTKIKTDRGFIPTNEWMETAEPGVYAVGDIVAGLPQLAHVGSMAGMVVAAHLAGKYARPVNRNRIPGCTYTEPQVASVGLTEAAAKEKGYDVKVGKFPFSANSKASIIDSHDGFIKIVSDGKHGEILGVHIIGPSATELIAEAVTAIELEATIEEMMFTIHAHPTLAEAFLDAYGSVEGMAINA
- the lipB gene encoding lipoyl(octanoyl) transferase LipB, with product MFSYLYLGRTDYARGLALQQQLVELRHQQRIGNTLLFLEHPPVLTLGRNSHRSNILASDELLERRGVEVHEINRGGDVTYHGPGQLVGYPIVDLRSFTPRLGAIEFVRLMEEALIRFCAEYAVSTGRIAGRTGVWTTPNCAAEEKKIAAIGVHISRGITSHGFALNLTTDLRDFGLIVPCGIADKDVTSLENETCQRVPSLEQAANEVARQFGWVFKDQVLAVESLDDLLAGSSAQGASEHLTETPVKEIQRVPDDTPLRVPQELRRLHGEEDSFLA
- the sucB gene encoding 2-oxoglutarate dehydrogenase, E2 component, dihydrolipoamide succinyltransferase — translated: MPTDVIMPQMGESIFEGTITKWLKKVGDTVQRDEPLFEISTDKVDAEIPSPAAGVLTEIKVPEGTTVQINTVVATLGESGSAVASAPAAPAPAPAQAEAPKAAPAPAAPATASPAAPAPAAASGVATDVVMPQMGESIFEGTITKWLKKVGDTVQRDEPLFEISTDKVDAEIPSPAAGVLTEIKVPEGTTVQINTVVAVLGGAATGQPAAAPSVSAPPTAQAPVSQPQAAAAVEPAAAALGEPVRSSPLVRRIAKENNLDLHQVKGSGSAGRVTKEDVLGFLEQRGTKPAPAAPVPAASVLAPASAPAAAAAAAPSPAAPVPSAAPVAGDLVPLSRMRSIIAQRMVESKRTSPHVHTCFKIDLTRIVRLREKEKSKYEQRNGVKLTYMPFITRAVIATLRKMPIVNASMEGEAIRYHQNVNVGIAVALDWGLIVPVIKQAEEKSFLGIARAIADLASRARNKKLKPDEVGSGTFTITNPGIFGEQFGTPIINQPESAILDVGGLFKEPTVVTDENGSDSIAIRSIVRLTLGFDHRIVDGADAGKFMSEVKKYLENWNEDIG
- the purK gene encoding 5-(carboxyamino)imidazole ribonucleotide synthase gives rise to the protein MSAILPGSTIGILGGGQLGRMTAMAARTLGYRVQVMDPDPSCPARFVVDACFEGAWDDARTAANLARGCDVVTLEIEQIAIASLQAAQKYAPVRPGPGLMRMVQDRILQKTWLKDQGFPVGEFRAARTEEELVRAISELGGRCFVKSARGGYDGRSQVKVGFEPTSASSEEVGRETWALLGKAPCVAEKAVDLDQEISVMVARSPRGQIVSFPSASNHHENQILVWSVLPSSIPPELESKAQEMARDLGCQLMLEGLLAVEMFLTRDGALLINELAPRPHNSYHASERACVTSQFEQAVRAICDLPLGDTSILRPAAIANLLGDLWLDHEPRFDQALEVPGVGLHLYEKSQPRKGRKMGHLSAVGATPEEAVKRVLEAQQLL
- the purE gene encoding 5-(carboxyamino)imidazole ribonucleotide mutase, with translation MEQAPVVGVVMGSKSDYEVLKAAVDLLKEFLIPCEVRVVSAHRTPDWLFTYAEQAETRGLRVIIAGAGGAAHLPGMLAAKTLVPVLGVPVPATMLNGIDSLLSIVQMPKGVPVGTLAIGKPGAANAALFAAEILAVTDPELRNKLRAWRERNRQEVMTMELPE